aattaatgtataAACATAAATGCACAAAAACGAACcaaaattattaatcaaattattACTCacaattttatcatttaaatgtGGTCACACTGTCTAaggtttattttgtttgtttatttgttttgcacaatttaagactatatgacataacaaaaaaataaatgaataatatacagtgcagaaagaggcaaaaaaccccactgggcttatctgaagcctccacctagagacaagattaatataaagaaataatatgaatacATAATAGTGGTGCGCCACACCAGCATATGGACTGTCTGTggctgtttatatatataatatatatatatatatatatatatatatatatattatataagctTTGTCCCACTGTATATCCTCAAATAAGCAAGACCAAAAACATCCAGATGAAGGGACAGAAACATGACTGAGTGTCGTGttttgagggattattgatcattttgatcaattcttgagtggtaaataatggttaaatttagccacaaatgtgtgagcatgggaatgaccatcatatacttctatcataatgttctaaacccttatgcactttcacaattaatttaaataattaattaattcattcatgtttatttctgatgagctgcatctcaaattaatctccaggttcccagctttcagatgatgttcaccacttctatgtgacatctactgttgacctgctatctccccccccaaaaaacaataCCCccctgaaaaagacaaaaactggtctattgtggtTCTCACAGGGTTCAAATCAGCATTTTGGAAAGTGCTTAATTCCTATGGAGTCACAATGAATAGAAAGCACAATATATATCAATGGAGATATTGAGATATGTGTTGATATATCAGGCATATGAGCTGTAGACTGAATGAACAGTGCACACACTACACTACATGTctgctacatacagtatttgtgtgCCTGGCCTTGTCACAGTTTCCAGCTGTGGGTGGGTTCATATCTACAGCAGTGTGTTGAATGTCCCACACTGATAAGAGCAGgggagtgtgtttttgtgacagaTGTTTCAAACTGTGTCAGCTCTCCAACATAACATATAAGTGTCGGGGGAGGATAAGGTGAAAATGCTGATGAGGATATTATACATGAATCAGTACAATAGCAGAACTACTGATGTCACAAGTTCCCTAAATGTCCcaaaaaacacagaactttaACCCAGGAgtctggtgttcgtgtcccgtgtgaaaccacaagtcaaagttgatttatttgtcacgtaacttctgtacttaagttacggcacttatGGTGTTAtttaatccaaaacacaatatattcctaaacctaactaagtagtttgttgcctaagtttaaccaagtcgatctatttctaaacctaactaagtagttttattttgaaaaatacgTTGCTAAAAGTTTTGCTGAACGTCACGGAAAAAAGGTAAGTCTATGTGCGTGTTTGAGTGTCTACGTATTTTGTTGGCTTGTCCATGGCCTTGATTGAACTGTAGAACTATTTCTGTAGTTGCACAGAGAAAGGCAGAACTGTAGCCAACTCCATGCACACACCCACCGACACACCTGGGACAGACGCAACATTTCACACAGGTGGCATGGACTCAAGAGTTTCCATTTAGTGATAAAGGTGTGCTGTCTTGTTTGCACATTTTGATACATCATGTTGTTTATTAGTTCTTGAGAACCTGAAGAGGATAAAAACTCAGTGGGTAACAGCGAGACACTCATTCTCTCTTCAGGCTTTCAGGTAAGAACCCCGTCTTCCTTTACCACGACGTCCTTCATCGTTCATACTCACAGTGTCAGTGGCTCAGGTGACATTTAAAGCATCTGGCTTGTTACATTGGTATTTTGCATGCATAGTAATATAACCtaaatagaatatatatttatgatgacatactttttagaaaaaaaaaatgtttgtatcttcttttctttctatttaattatgttttctcttcatctccctcctcctcatcttcttcaTTCTTTATTCTATCTGGTTATTACAGATCTGTTGCAGCCATGTTGGTTTTCTCTTGGTCTCTCGTGAGCCTGCTGCTTGTGTCCTCTTCCTGGGCTGAGGTAAAATATTAcaggattttatttatttattttattttacctttatttaaccagtcaattgagaaccaattctcatttacaatgacgacatatatatatatatatatatatatatatgcagtggCATTTTTCCCAAtgacactttattttttgtcatttttttatttcataatgtcactttttatgtAATACTGGCACTTTTATGGTACTTTTTACATCATAATGTCCCTTTACATGTCTTGATGTCACTtttatgtcactttttacatGATGATGTCACTTTTTACGTCGTAATATCACTTTTATGGCAGTTTTTACATCATAAGAGAAGCTCATGacataaaaagtgacattatgACATAAAAAGTGTCATTGTGGAAAATgccattatgaaataaaaacagtttattttacattttataacaaTGAGTTGGGTTTAAATCATATatgcaattattattttttacatcaaTAGAATTATTTCCTTCTTTATTTAACATATCAGGGATTCatagaaatatttttatttcatcaaaCAAATCGTCAGCaccaaaaacatttcataaagCTGGAGGTTTCACTACATCATAGCATGTAGAGTTGATTAGTATTCTGTCTTTGACTGAATGAGCTTCAATAATATTTTGCTCTTCTTTTCCATGTCACTGTGGGCGACTACAGGAAGGTAAGAACGAAGTTATAACCTCTCGTTATCcagctttaaataaaaactcacCAGTAGAATTCCGTTCTTTATTTTCTATACCTGCTTTACAATCTCCTTTTCGTGCATTTGCAGTGACAGTGATTCTGATCTAATTATaagctttaatattcaaaatgatGATTGCACAGGTCATACAGTATCATATTGTGTTGTTCAGAGGTTGCTACCATTGAGGAGGTCACAGCCAAAGAGCTTTCTGTTGGTGAGCTGCTGGAGAGAGCCAACAGGGACCGCAGTAAGTAGAGCTTTTCTTATccaacctaaccttaaccatgttGTAGTGGCCATATTGTAGGATaagttaataaaaaactgaatgCAACATTTTGTGTTGCAAGCATGGGTTGCTacaccaaaaacacattttaatgtacGACTAAAATGTCACATACACAAcaacagtacagtatgtaatgtCACCATTGACCTGTAAAACTGAGTCTGAAAAACTAGCACCAACCATAATGCGAGAACGGTacaacaaatcattcatttctAACCTGCTGTGTGAATCAAACTCACGCCAGCCCCTGACTTTGACGAGCCCGCCCTGATCGGAGGTGACATCGCTGTCAGGTCTGATGCCGACAGAAACGCTGATCCCTGCACCTCCAGAGGCTGCCTGTGGCAGAAGTATTCCGATGGGAAGGTCTACATCCCCTACTACATCACCAACGACTACTGTGAGCACTGATtcttttatttagatttattctCATAGGGACAAGATACATTTGACTTTATAGtcacttttttttgtacaacCACATGAGACTGCTTCTTTGTTATTAGGCCTATTTAAAGGGGCAGTATGTTGGATGTCaggagatctattagcagaaattaaatattatatgtatactatgttttcattagtgtatagagtgctacaggaaggagttctaaaacccagaaatgagttttagcactcccttgcctggaagtcaatgggtttttagttagatgcctgaaataaggtctgtggttaacactaTCTTAatagattttaaagttttgttacATACAATACAGTATTGTATGTAAtacaatacatcaataaatatcccagtCAGTTACTCTTTCTGTGATACACATCCATTTCCATTCACTTTTATATTCCAAAAACATCTTTAGTACTTAGAATACTTTTTCCACCCACAGCATTCAACTAGTTTAAACAGTATTAACACTATTCTCATTTAGTGCAATTCAGAAGTGGTACACAATGCCCCTTTAAATATGCCACATTTGACACATTACGCTTCTGTAATAATTACAGGCCACAGAAATGTATTAAACAAGAAAATGCTGCGTTACAGGAACATGAACATACTTTGGAGTAACTAACAAACCTACATTCAATTTACAACTTTCAGTCAATTATAATAATGAGCATATGACTCAATAAACTCATCGGTAAACAATTACCCGAGACATTCATAGTGTGCAGGAGCCCTGAGAGACACCATACTATTGTCAGGCCACATTAGACCCAAAATTAACTTATTTTGTTTACAGTTTACCGACTTGTATGAAGCAGGTAGAACAGGAGCAATGAAGACACGGTGCATCTCGTTTACTTCCGTATTGTTGCTGAGGAAACAGCGGAAGTGAACACGAACGTTCCGCCTCACTACTTCTTCTCCAAAACCGTATAATCACTCCATAATGCAGATGAATGTACAACATAAATGCACAAAATGACCCGAAATGATAAGTCAAACTATTACTCTcaattttatcatttaaatgtgttcatACTGTCTAAGGTGCGccacattagctttttacttctggcgattgcaatagaaatgctcccaatctcacatgtagcacctttaattaTAGTAGGCCTACAtttactgataatacttctAAATATAAGTCAGAATTTGAATgcaacttttattttaattaaaggaTCTCAATACTTCCACCACCTCAAGGCCATCATGGCAAGACAATAAAACCCAATTTCAATCTCTGGTTTTACATCAGACACTCGATTCCACTATTGCACTTATTACACCGTTAAAGTGACACTCACACCTTAATGCTGCgacagtccaaaaataataatgttccTACTAAAAATATAGAACCACAGTGTAGCCTATTAGCTCAATTACACAACATAAATGAATGTCAGGCTAAAGCTCAACTGCTGCAGATATTCTCAACCTGCCATATCTGTCCTGCCAGCCTCTCGTGAGAGATCCATCATCACTCGTGGACTGGAGTCTTTCTCTTCAGTTTCCTGCATCCGCTTCAGACCCTACCAGAACGGAGATCATGAGTGGCTGAGCATCGAGTCCAGGAACGGGTAAGGGTCCGGCTGCAGGTTCACACAACTCAACGGCAGGTGTAGTAGTGACTACTATCAATTAAAAAGCCGCTAAGAGGCTGAAGTACGCTCTTCACTGTGCGACTTGTTCCAACACGTCCTGATGCGTTTAactgtttattaaatgaaagGATTTACAAACAATAAGGCTAACTGGAATAACTAAACGTGAAGTGACGGTCAACAGAAAATATCCAAGCCTATCTCACCATCTTTGTCTCTAACTCCTGTGGTCCAAGTGGACAGGTAAAAATAGGTGAAACCACACATCTGTCCCAACTACCGGAAGTGATGATAACCAAAAGAAGGTGTGCAGTCTCGTGCCTCAGTCGTACATGGATAAAACCTCTATCTTGTTGcctattgcagctttaaagcatCTCAGTCCTCCCTTTCATTTAATGAAACACAGATTAATTTACGTAAAACTACAGGAAGTGCATGTTTTTAGACGACTATCTTTGCTAGACCTGTGACTTGTAGAATAAGTAGAAAATACAGAATATTCATGTTTGAATAGAAAAGATCTGAATGCACTACAAATGAAAACACTGTTGTTCTATAAGGATCAGAGCATGTGGTGATATCTTATATGATTTCTAAAAAACTGCTCTCTGATTATGTGTCAACAGCTGCTACTCCTATGTGGGCCGTGTGGGTGGAGGTCAGACGGTGTCTCTGGCCCGTCAGGGCTGCCTGTACCACAGCACCGTGCAGCACGAGCTGCTCCACGCCCTCGGCTTCAACCACGAACAGACTCGCTCCGACAGGGACAACCACATCAGGGTGCGCTGGGAAAACATCATCGATGGTTAGACAGTTTCACTGTGacttgtattgtgttttttaaagtaGCCTTATAGGCAGTCTCATTGTTTGAGTTAAACCTGAATGAATCAAATATTTAAGAGAGGAGGGAGCTCTGAAGCTAACTGATAAGAAAATCAAGTGTTGGAAGTGTATGATTTGACTTTTTCTCATAGTCtattgttaaaaaagttaacaaaaataatcggaataaatcgcaatatcaaATTGCAGTACTTAAAAAACGCAATACATATCGGATCGGCACCCAAGtgtcgtgatagtatcgaatcgggagataaggtgtatcgtcccagccttaTTTAAAACGGTGAATGTCTGtgattttacatatattttctctcttctctgcaGGCATGGCGTACAACTTCGACAAAATTGCCACTCTGAACCAGGGAACTCCTTATGACTACAACTCTGTCATGCAATATGAGAGGTATGGATAACTTCgtgtttgtgtcattttatttatttaaaacacaacaGCATACTTGCCAACAGCGATTGTGAAGATTTTCTGACTTTCCAGTGTTTCTTTGTGAGTTTCTGACTATTACCACAGAAGCAGCGTTTGAAACAGTATCACATAAAATCATCAGAAGTTATCAGGGATTGTTTCCTTCAAACTAAAGCTCAACCCGCTTTGCATTATGGTGTCTGTGATTCTCCAGGTACGCCTTCTCCAAGAACAACCGTCCCACCATGGAGCCCATTCCCAACAGCAACATCTCCTTCGGCCAGGCCACCCAGATGAGCCAGAATGACATCGATAGGCTGAACAGGCTGTACAAGTGCTGTAAGTATACTGTGGCTTAGCTGGATGGAAGGCAAATGTACAAAACCGTTGAAGACcacggtaacacttcattttatatgttcgcaaatttcatggtaattaggtgataattagcaagtaacctatttgaaatatctttggaattactgctaaattaccccaatattcagctcaatattgatcaaaaatgacTATAATTATCCTTCCAAAAAGGTTCCTTTGATGACCCTTAATGCATTTCTCCTGCAGAAACTGCACGCAAC
Above is a genomic segment from Sebastes umbrosus isolate fSebUmb1 chromosome 2, fSebUmb1.pri, whole genome shotgun sequence containing:
- the LOC119502545 gene encoding low choriolytic enzyme-like, which codes for MLVFSWSLVSLLLVSSSWAEEEVATIEEVTAKELSVGELLERANRDRTPDFDEPALIGGDIAVRSDADRNADPCTSRGCLWQKYSDGKVYIPYYITNDYSSRERSIITRGLESFSSVSCIRFRPYQNGDHEWLSIESRNGCYSYVGRVGGGQTVSLARQGCLYHSTVQHELLHALGFNHEQTRSDRDNHIRVRWENIIDGMAYNFDKIATLNQGTPYDYNSVMQYERYAFSKNNRPTMEPIPNSNISFGQATQMSQNDIDRLNRLYKC